In Edaphobacter dinghuensis, a genomic segment contains:
- the kdgD gene encoding 5-dehydro-4-deoxyglucarate dehydratase codes for MTPMSPEELAKKIGAGLLSFPVTHFTDTYAFNEAPYREHIEWLLQYKPAGLFAAGGTGEFFSLNLQEFSAVVTAAVQQTNHRVPVVAGCGYGTAIAKQFAQAAESAGADGILLLPPYLVNAEPAGIMAHVEAVCASTSLGVIFYNRDNAIINDVTLARLCERCPNLVGFKDGYGDIELMTRIYARMGDRLTYIGGLPTAETFALPYLEMGVTTYSSAIFNFLPQFAQNFYAAVRRRDHAEVFTQLREFVLPYIDIRNRHKGYAVSIVKAGMRAIGRPAGPVRTPLTDLDQNEMDALTKLIAGRS; via the coding sequence ATGACCCCGATGTCGCCGGAAGAACTTGCAAAGAAGATTGGAGCGGGGCTACTCTCGTTTCCCGTCACTCATTTCACCGATACCTACGCATTTAACGAGGCTCCCTATCGCGAGCATATTGAATGGCTCTTGCAGTACAAGCCGGCGGGGCTGTTCGCAGCGGGAGGCACGGGCGAGTTCTTTTCGCTCAACCTGCAGGAGTTCTCTGCTGTCGTTACTGCCGCAGTGCAACAGACCAATCATCGCGTGCCGGTCGTAGCGGGTTGCGGATATGGCACGGCAATCGCAAAGCAGTTCGCGCAGGCGGCGGAGAGTGCCGGTGCGGATGGAATACTGCTCTTACCTCCGTACCTCGTCAACGCAGAGCCTGCGGGAATCATGGCACACGTAGAGGCGGTCTGCGCTTCCACCAGCCTTGGGGTCATCTTCTACAACCGCGACAACGCGATCATCAACGATGTGACGCTGGCTCGTCTGTGCGAGCGCTGCCCCAACCTTGTCGGCTTCAAGGATGGATACGGCGACATCGAGCTAATGACACGAATCTATGCGCGCATGGGCGACCGGCTCACCTACATCGGCGGTCTGCCGACGGCGGAGACCTTTGCCCTGCCCTATCTGGAGATGGGCGTCACCACTTACTCTTCAGCGATCTTCAACTTTCTTCCGCAGTTCGCGCAGAACTTCTACGCCGCGGTACGCAGGCGCGATCATGCGGAGGTCTTCACGCAGTTGCGCGAATTCGTTCTGCCTTACATCGACATTCGCAATCGGCATAAGGGTTACGCGGTCTCGATCGTCAAAGCCGGAATGCGCGCCATTGGCAGACCCGCAGGTCCCGTCCGCACACCGCTCACCGATCTCGATCAAAACGAGATGGATGCTCTCACCAAACTGATCGCTGGCCGTTCCTAA
- a CDS encoding MFS transporter, which produces MTSDAFETRTSTLRVLGPVFFYFFVAGIATVMLGPLLPALIGRWHIQDAQAGTLFTTTFAGQLCGAWFATRNLRASMLYGACMSAAGCALMGWADFNAAHIALFCVGLGLGAGLTAGNVISGIAIPSARTRLIALLNMTWGAGAISCSLLVRACGPGRVRLFFCVLASCLVLAAAFAIFLPRDKKPEVAATGGNEAKAEIPMPMSLWPLLMFSAAMLLFVGVENALGGWLPSYGVRASSALLASSIALYFWVSEMTGRLMLAGLIEMFGEATLYRGSVVLLIVAEGVLIVAKHLSAGGVIALTIFCGLAIAPVYPLILSFFLARTGNHPRLGRVFAAASVGGATLPWMTGVVSSRFHGLRAGLAVPAIGTVLLLLLAGIITSTSIIPSRATER; this is translated from the coding sequence TTGACCTCGGATGCTTTTGAGACACGGACGAGCACTTTGCGCGTGTTGGGGCCGGTCTTCTTCTATTTCTTTGTAGCGGGCATTGCGACCGTAATGCTGGGGCCGCTGCTGCCGGCGCTGATCGGCCGATGGCATATCCAAGACGCGCAGGCCGGAACTTTGTTCACAACCACCTTTGCAGGCCAGCTTTGCGGAGCATGGTTCGCAACACGCAACCTGCGGGCGAGCATGTTGTATGGCGCGTGCATGAGCGCGGCAGGATGCGCCTTGATGGGCTGGGCCGATTTCAACGCGGCGCACATCGCGTTGTTCTGCGTTGGGCTTGGGTTAGGCGCGGGACTTACTGCAGGAAATGTGATCTCGGGGATAGCGATTCCGTCGGCACGCACCCGTCTGATTGCGCTACTCAACATGACCTGGGGAGCAGGAGCGATCAGCTGCTCGCTGCTGGTGCGTGCCTGCGGGCCGGGTCGAGTACGGCTCTTCTTCTGCGTGCTTGCAAGCTGCCTGGTTCTGGCGGCTGCTTTTGCAATCTTTCTGCCGCGCGATAAAAAACCTGAAGTAGCAGCCACAGGAGGTAACGAAGCGAAGGCAGAGATTCCAATGCCGATGTCACTGTGGCCGCTGCTGATGTTCTCTGCTGCGATGCTGCTGTTCGTAGGAGTAGAGAACGCCCTGGGAGGATGGCTGCCGAGCTACGGCGTACGCGCCAGTTCCGCTCTGCTGGCCTCGTCGATTGCGCTTTATTTCTGGGTGTCGGAGATGACCGGACGTCTGATGTTGGCTGGGCTGATCGAGATGTTCGGCGAGGCTACGCTCTATCGAGGCAGCGTGGTGCTGCTGATAGTGGCAGAGGGCGTGCTGATTGTGGCGAAGCATCTAAGCGCCGGTGGAGTGATAGCGCTCACCATCTTTTGCGGGCTTGCCATTGCACCCGTCTATCCGTTGATTCTCTCATTCTTTTTGGCGCGGACAGGCAATCATCCGCGGCTTGGACGGGTGTTCGCCGCAGCCTCCGTGGGAGGAGCAACCCTGCCCTGGATGACCGGGGTCGTCTCAAGCAGGTTCCATGGGTTGCGAGCGGGGCTTGCAGTGCCAGCCATTGGAACGGTGTTGCTGTTACTGCTGGCCGGCATTATCACCAGTACATCCATCATTCCTTCGAGAGCAACCGAAAGATAA
- a CDS encoding LacI family DNA-binding transcriptional regulator, which translates to MTGKKKTSEAGKPVTLKILAEYLDLSPATVSIVLNDSPVAKSISTATKERVHAAAKKFEYRPNLHARMLRTKVTNTVGLIVPEVSEGYFTGVMLGVEQYLLQEGFLYFTVSHLGRPDLIEEYPQLLMNRAVDGFLTVNTELKHKVPLPMVGISSHSKTPGLTNVVLDHNRAAKMALRHLYDLGHRRIAFMKGSKYVSDSVARWEAICSIAQEIGITIRPELCINLEKNSWSPELGYPPVRELLTRTRDFTAIFCFNDTAAIGAIRAIEDVGLNCPRDISVIGFDDIIVAEYYNPRLTTIRQPLHKMGWTAAQLLVNRIQSPDEPYPDAVWFEPELVVRESTAGVREDRPVKGHKAKH; encoded by the coding sequence ATGACAGGAAAGAAAAAAACATCCGAGGCCGGCAAACCGGTAACGCTGAAGATCCTTGCGGAGTACCTGGATCTCTCGCCGGCGACCGTCTCCATCGTGCTGAACGATTCGCCGGTAGCAAAGTCGATCTCGACTGCAACGAAGGAGCGGGTACACGCTGCAGCGAAGAAGTTTGAGTATCGCCCCAACCTGCACGCGCGTATGCTGCGAACGAAGGTGACCAACACGGTTGGCCTGATCGTGCCGGAGGTCAGCGAAGGATACTTCACCGGCGTCATGCTGGGCGTGGAACAGTATCTTTTGCAAGAAGGTTTTCTCTACTTCACTGTCAGCCATCTGGGACGGCCGGACCTGATCGAAGAGTATCCGCAGCTGCTGATGAACCGGGCCGTCGATGGCTTTCTGACGGTGAATACAGAGCTGAAGCACAAGGTGCCGCTGCCGATGGTGGGCATCTCGTCGCACAGCAAGACGCCCGGACTCACGAACGTGGTGCTCGACCATAACCGCGCAGCAAAGATGGCGCTGCGTCATCTCTATGATCTGGGCCATCGACGCATCGCGTTTATGAAGGGGTCCAAGTATGTAAGCGATTCGGTGGCGCGGTGGGAGGCGATTTGCAGCATCGCGCAGGAGATCGGCATTACGATCAGGCCGGAGCTTTGCATCAACCTCGAGAAGAACTCGTGGTCGCCGGAGCTGGGCTATCCGCCGGTGCGAGAGCTGCTGACTCGTACCCGCGACTTTACCGCTATCTTCTGCTTCAACGATACGGCTGCGATTGGCGCGATTCGTGCCATCGAGGATGTGGGGTTGAACTGCCCGCGCGATATCTCGGTGATCGGCTTCGACGACATCATCGTTGCCGAATACTACAACCCCCGGCTGACGACGATACGGCAGCCGCTGCACAAGATGGGCTGGACTGCGGCGCAACTGCTGGTCAACCGGATTCAATCGCCGGATGAGCCGTATCCTGACGCGGTGTGGTTTGAGCCGGAGCTGGTGGTGAGAGAATCGACGGCGGGAGTTCGCGAAGATCGCCCGGTGAAGGGACATAAGGCAAAGCATTAG
- the murA gene encoding UDP-N-acetylglucosamine 1-carboxyvinyltransferase, translating to MDKFVVRGGNPLLGTIKVSGAKNSALPCMAAAILTEDEVILENIPQVRDIETERKLLASMGAEVELGYGRAQHRTRIRCAVLSDPVAKYEIVKTMRASSLVLGPLVARTGIARVAMPGGCAIGGRPIDLHIKGLEAMGATITQEHGYLEARTNRLKGARIVFDKITVTGTEDLLMAATLAEGETIFENCAREPEVTDLAAMLVAMGAKIEGAGTSTIRVQGVSKLHGARHRINPDRIEAGTFLIAGAITGGDLNVDGCEPAHLSALIYKLEQCGVRIDVGTDHIRVRSGGDLKAADISTEEYPGFPTDMQAQYMALATQAEGTTIVTENIFENRFMHVQELNRMGANITVQGRTATVQGKTPLQSAAVMCSDLRASASLVLAALVADGETILDRVYHMDRGYERLEEKLRGVGAQIRRMGDVFGKK from the coding sequence ATGGACAAGTTTGTTGTACGCGGCGGAAATCCGCTTCTCGGCACGATTAAAGTCTCCGGAGCGAAGAACTCCGCCCTTCCCTGCATGGCCGCCGCCATCCTCACCGAGGATGAGGTCATCCTTGAAAATATCCCGCAGGTGCGCGATATCGAGACCGAGCGCAAACTGCTGGCCAGCATGGGAGCCGAGGTTGAGCTGGGCTATGGACGAGCGCAGCATCGCACCCGCATTCGCTGCGCTGTGCTGTCGGACCCGGTGGCCAAGTACGAGATCGTCAAGACGATGCGTGCCAGCTCACTGGTGCTGGGCCCGCTGGTCGCCCGCACCGGCATCGCACGTGTCGCTATGCCCGGAGGCTGCGCCATTGGCGGACGGCCTATCGATCTGCACATCAAAGGGCTGGAAGCGATGGGCGCTACCATCACGCAGGAACATGGCTACCTCGAAGCTCGCACCAACAGGCTGAAGGGAGCGCGCATCGTCTTCGACAAGATCACCGTCACAGGAACGGAAGACCTGCTGATGGCAGCCACGCTTGCCGAGGGCGAGACGATCTTCGAGAACTGCGCGAGAGAGCCGGAGGTGACTGACCTTGCCGCGATGCTGGTCGCGATGGGAGCCAAGATCGAGGGGGCCGGGACATCCACGATCCGCGTGCAGGGCGTCTCGAAGCTGCACGGAGCGCGGCACCGCATTAACCCCGACCGTATCGAGGCCGGGACGTTTCTAATTGCCGGAGCGATTACCGGCGGCGATCTTAATGTGGATGGCTGCGAGCCTGCACATCTGAGCGCGTTGATCTACAAGCTGGAGCAGTGCGGCGTTCGCATCGATGTGGGCACGGACCATATCCGCGTCCGCAGCGGTGGTGATCTGAAGGCGGCGGACATCTCGACCGAAGAGTATCCGGGCTTTCCGACCGACATGCAGGCGCAGTACATGGCGCTGGCCACGCAGGCTGAAGGAACGACGATTGTTACGGAGAACATCTTCGAGAACCGCTTTATGCATGTGCAGGAGCTGAACCGCATGGGCGCGAACATCACCGTGCAGGGTCGAACGGCTACGGTGCAGGGCAAGACTCCTCTGCAGTCAGCTGCAGTGATGTGCTCGGACCTGCGAGCTTCGGCGTCGCTGGTGCTGGCGGCGCTGGTAGCGGACGGAGAGACGATCCTCGACCGCGTTTATCACATGGATCGCGGCTACGAGCGGTTGGAAGAGAAGCTGCGTGGTGTAGGAGCGCAGATTCGGCGGATGGGAGACGTCTTCGGCAAGAAGTAG
- the rpsO gene encoding 30S ribosomal protein S15, whose translation MLASAKKTDIIAKFRTHDSDTGSPEVQIAILSERIGELTEHFKTHKKDHGSRRGLLMLVSKRRGLLDYLKKCDADRYRDVIGKLGIRK comes from the coding sequence GTGCTGGCATCTGCTAAAAAGACAGACATTATTGCAAAGTTCCGTACACACGACTCAGACACCGGGAGTCCCGAGGTTCAGATCGCGATTCTGAGTGAGCGCATCGGCGAGTTGACGGAGCATTTCAAGACCCACAAGAAGGACCACGGATCGCGCCGCGGGCTTCTCATGCTCGTGAGCAAGCGCCGCGGTCTGCTTGATTACCTCAAAAAGTGCGACGCGGACCGCTATCGCGACGTGATCGGTAAGCTGGGAATCCGCAAGTAG
- the pnp gene encoding polyribonucleotide nucleotidyltransferase, which translates to MKQDVTVELAGGKQIKFETGRMAKQASGAALTTSGDNVILATAVASPDPKEGIDFFPLTVEYREFAYAGGRIPGGFIKREGRPSEKEILTSRQIDRPIRPLFPEAFRNETQVVAFVYSADKENDPDVLGINGASCALALSDIPFHGPVGAVRIGLVDDQFIVNPTYAERANSKLNIMVVGTKDGIVMIESGAKEVAENRVVDAIEFAHEQIKKICAAIEDLVSRAGKAKRLVTAVENDQEYLNALTAKIGDKLKDALDTKKHPKFESYALVKEIKDELKRDLPEGDAAAAKKLSKYYELLREIIFREQVLKERIRPDHRAFDEIRHVTVEVGVLPRVHGSALFTRGETQALVSATLGTTDDAQRLESYEGEQKRRFMLHYNFPPFSVGEVGRMSGVGRREIGHGALASRAIEAVLPAEDESPYTLRVVSDILESNGSSSMATVCGASLALMQAGIAIKGSVAGVAMGLVKEGENYAILTDIAGAEDHYGDMDFKVAGTRNGITALQMDIKIMGITPQIMREALEQARRGRLSLLDTMDAVIAGANEEKSKFAPRIHTLQIPTDKIRDLIGPGGKVIRGIVDATGVKIDVDDSGRVNVASSDAEGLDRAIQMISDITAVPEVGKTYLGKVVRLAEFGAFVEIFPGTDGLLHVSEIAEHRVKEVKDELREGDQILVKVLAIEGNRIKLSRKAVLREQRAKLGLPDPAQVGSDGAPAHPRPNASEGNVAEAEDGDDFEDDDESDSDEPNFNRADGAAPAPVGEGSGAPAGGQRRPGGRRRRGGRRGGPGGGGAPRSGGNGNQ; encoded by the coding sequence ATGAAGCAGGACGTTACAGTTGAGCTTGCCGGCGGCAAGCAAATTAAATTTGAGACAGGGCGCATGGCCAAGCAGGCCTCCGGCGCCGCGCTTACCACCAGCGGAGACAACGTAATTCTGGCGACTGCCGTGGCTTCGCCCGACCCCAAGGAAGGCATCGACTTCTTCCCCCTCACGGTCGAGTACCGCGAGTTCGCCTATGCCGGCGGCCGCATCCCCGGCGGCTTCATCAAGCGCGAAGGCCGTCCCAGCGAGAAGGAGATCCTGACCAGCCGTCAGATCGACCGTCCTATCCGCCCGCTCTTCCCCGAAGCCTTCCGCAACGAGACCCAGGTGGTCGCGTTCGTCTACTCCGCCGACAAGGAAAATGATCCTGACGTGCTCGGCATCAACGGCGCAAGCTGCGCCCTGGCCCTCAGCGATATTCCCTTCCACGGCCCGGTAGGCGCAGTTCGCATCGGCCTGGTCGACGATCAGTTCATCGTCAACCCCACCTATGCCGAGCGCGCGAACAGCAAGCTGAACATCATGGTCGTCGGCACCAAGGACGGCATCGTGATGATCGAGTCCGGTGCGAAGGAAGTTGCCGAAAACCGCGTCGTCGACGCCATCGAGTTCGCGCATGAACAGATCAAGAAGATCTGTGCTGCGATCGAGGACCTCGTCAGCCGCGCAGGCAAGGCCAAGCGTCTCGTCACCGCGGTCGAGAATGATCAGGAGTATCTGAACGCCCTGACCGCCAAGATCGGCGACAAGCTGAAGGATGCGCTCGACACGAAGAAGCACCCCAAGTTCGAGAGCTACGCTCTGGTCAAGGAGATTAAGGACGAGCTCAAGCGCGACCTTCCCGAAGGTGATGCCGCCGCCGCGAAGAAGCTCAGCAAATACTACGAGCTGTTGCGCGAGATTATCTTCCGCGAGCAGGTTCTCAAGGAGCGCATCCGTCCCGATCACCGCGCCTTCGACGAGATTCGCCACGTCACGGTCGAGGTCGGCGTTCTTCCCCGCGTTCACGGCTCCGCGTTGTTTACTCGCGGAGAGACGCAGGCCCTTGTAAGCGCGACCCTCGGTACGACCGATGATGCACAGCGCCTCGAGAGCTACGAAGGCGAGCAGAAGCGCCGCTTCATGCTGCACTATAACTTCCCGCCGTTCTCGGTCGGCGAAGTTGGCCGCATGTCCGGCGTAGGCCGTCGCGAGATCGGCCACGGCGCTCTCGCGTCGCGAGCCATCGAGGCTGTTCTTCCCGCCGAGGACGAGTCGCCCTACACGCTGCGTGTCGTCTCCGACATTCTGGAGTCGAACGGTTCTTCTTCGATGGCAACGGTCTGCGGCGCATCGCTTGCGCTGATGCAGGCCGGGATTGCCATCAAGGGATCGGTTGCCGGTGTCGCCATGGGCCTCGTCAAGGAAGGCGAGAACTACGCCATCCTCACCGACATCGCCGGTGCTGAAGATCACTACGGCGATATGGACTTCAAGGTCGCCGGTACGCGCAACGGCATCACCGCGCTGCAGATGGACATCAAGATCATGGGCATCACGCCGCAGATCATGCGCGAGGCGCTGGAGCAGGCACGTCGCGGTCGTCTCTCGCTGCTCGACACGATGGATGCTGTCATCGCCGGAGCCAATGAAGAGAAGTCGAAGTTTGCTCCCCGTATTCACACCCTCCAGATTCCGACCGACAAGATCCGCGATCTCATCGGACCTGGCGGCAAGGTCATCCGCGGCATCGTCGATGCCACCGGCGTCAAGATCGATGTGGACGACAGCGGTCGCGTCAACGTTGCTTCAAGCGACGCCGAAGGACTGGATCGCGCCATCCAGATGATCAGCGACATCACCGCGGTGCCTGAGGTTGGCAAAACCTATCTCGGTAAGGTCGTTCGTCTGGCAGAGTTCGGCGCATTCGTCGAGATCTTCCCTGGCACCGACGGTTTGCTCCACGTCTCGGAGATCGCAGAGCATCGCGTCAAAGAGGTCAAGGACGAGCTTCGCGAAGGCGATCAGATTCTGGTCAAGGTGCTTGCCATCGAAGGCAATCGCATCAAGCTCTCCCGCAAGGCGGTCCTGCGCGAGCAGCGCGCCAAGCTGGGACTTCCTGATCCCGCACAGGTCGGCAGCGATGGCGCACCGGCGCATCCTCGCCCGAACGCCTCCGAAGGCAACGTCGCCGAGGCAGAAGACGGTGACGACTTCGAGGACGATGACGAGTCGGATTCGGACGAGCCGAACTTCAACCGCGCCGATGGAGCTGCTCCGGCACCCGTCGGCGAGGGTTCAGGCGCTCCTGCCGGTGGACAGCGTCGTCCCGGCGGTCGTCGTCGTCGCGGCGGACGTCGTGGTGGACCGGGCGGCGGCGGTGCTCCTCGTTCCGGTGGTAATGGCAATCAGTAA
- a CDS encoding dienelactone hydrolase family protein codes for MIIISDEHVDLSTPNGPMRTHIVRPAAPGRYPGIVFYSEIFQITAPIHRTACLLAGQGYVVAMPEIYHEFEPAGTVFAYDQAGSDRGNALKTTKTVQSYDDDARAVIDHLKSRSDCTGHIGALGICIGGHLAFRAAMNADVLATACFYATDIHKGGLGKGTNDDSLQRAAHIKGELLMIWGRQDPHIPLEGRLKVLARLNELGTRLSWHEVNGAHAFMRDEGPRYDPELAYSFYGLVFNLFHRKLGQGDLAATAASTETRH; via the coding sequence ATGATCATCATCAGCGACGAACACGTAGACCTGTCCACGCCCAACGGCCCCATGCGCACCCACATCGTCCGCCCCGCCGCACCCGGACGCTACCCCGGCATCGTCTTCTACTCCGAGATCTTCCAGATCACCGCGCCCATCCACCGCACCGCCTGCCTCCTCGCCGGACAAGGCTACGTCGTCGCCATGCCCGAGATCTATCACGAGTTCGAGCCCGCAGGCACCGTCTTTGCCTACGATCAGGCCGGCTCCGACCGCGGCAACGCGCTCAAGACCACCAAGACCGTTCAGAGCTACGACGACGATGCCCGCGCCGTCATCGACCATCTCAAGTCCCGCTCCGACTGCACCGGACACATCGGTGCCCTCGGCATCTGCATCGGCGGACACCTCGCCTTTCGCGCCGCCATGAATGCCGACGTTCTCGCTACCGCCTGCTTCTACGCCACCGACATCCATAAAGGCGGTCTCGGCAAAGGAACGAACGACGACTCCCTTCAGCGTGCGGCGCACATCAAGGGCGAACTCCTCATGATCTGGGGACGTCAGGACCCCCACATCCCCCTCGAAGGCCGCCTCAAAGTCCTCGCCCGGCTCAACGAGCTTGGCACCCGTCTGAGCTGGCACGAGGTCAACGGAGCCCACGCCTTCATGCGCGACGAAGGCCCCCGCTACGATCCCGAACTGGCCTACAGCTTCTACGGTCTGGTCTTCAACCTCTTCCACCGCAAGCTGGGTCAGGGCGACCTGGCCGCCACCGCCGCCTCAACCGAGACCCGCCACTAG
- a CDS encoding SCO family protein: MEGALIGFRRFGVLALAGLGLLATSMYGQQIGADKPMGTMGAMAQQTPDYLKGAGLVERLNQSLPLSAAFVDDAGKQVTLGQYFHYRPIALALVYFKCGMLCPQVLHGMAAGLKGTGLTAGKDYDVVVASIDPMDTPADAAEAKKTFLAGIGQPNAGDSVHFLTGQQPSITALAEATGFHYVRVPGPDGKMDQFAHSSVIMFATPEGKMSEYLAGIDYPTRDVRLALVNASHLKIATAKDLFLLYCCNYVPSSGKYTVAVLRILGLAAMLTLLGIGLGFYFLSKKKPASGAPA; encoded by the coding sequence TTGGAGGGTGCTTTGATCGGGTTTCGGCGGTTCGGCGTATTGGCGTTGGCGGGGCTTGGGTTGTTGGCAACGTCGATGTATGGGCAGCAGATCGGCGCGGACAAGCCGATGGGCACAATGGGCGCGATGGCGCAGCAGACGCCGGACTACCTGAAGGGCGCGGGACTGGTGGAACGGTTGAATCAGTCGCTGCCTTTGTCGGCTGCCTTTGTCGACGATGCAGGCAAGCAGGTAACGCTGGGGCAGTACTTCCATTACCGTCCGATTGCTCTGGCGCTGGTCTACTTCAAATGCGGGATGCTGTGTCCGCAGGTGCTGCACGGCATGGCTGCGGGATTGAAGGGAACAGGGCTGACAGCGGGAAAAGATTACGACGTTGTGGTGGCGAGCATCGATCCGATGGATACGCCTGCTGATGCGGCAGAGGCGAAGAAGACATTTCTTGCCGGAATCGGGCAGCCGAATGCTGGGGACAGCGTTCATTTTCTAACTGGGCAGCAGCCTTCGATTACGGCGCTCGCCGAGGCCACGGGGTTTCATTATGTGCGCGTGCCGGGGCCGGATGGAAAGATGGACCAGTTCGCTCACTCGAGCGTGATCATGTTTGCCACGCCCGAGGGCAAGATGTCTGAGTATCTGGCGGGGATTGATTATCCGACGAGAGACGTGCGGCTGGCGCTGGTGAATGCGTCGCACCTGAAGATTGCCACGGCGAAGGATTTATTTCTGTTGTACTGCTGCAACTACGTCCCGTCGTCGGGCAAGTACACCGTGGCGGTGTTGCGGATACTGGGATTGGCGGCGATGTTGACGCTGCTGGGAATTGGGCTTGGCTTCTATTTTCTTAGCAAAAAGAAACCAGCCTCAGGAGCTCCCGCTTAG
- a CDS encoding alpha-L-arabinofuranosidase C-terminal domain-containing protein has protein sequence MRLEKFAAVLLAGLPFAAMAQQPATLTIDTAKPIAAVSPTLYGLMTEEINYSYDGGLYAELVNNRTFQTNRGPSTADWTILQNGDARATMTIDKTTGPSEALPLSLKLTVDNAAQHSEAGIVNSGYWGVPVHPSTTYHGSFYAKADNASVGAVTISLINDKTGVYEAIATVPALSTEWHRYEYTLKTGNLVASAANHLTLSVEHPGTAWFSLVSLFPPTYQNTANGNRIDLMQKLAAMHPAFLRFPGGNYLEGDHINERYEWKKTIGSLVDRPTHPSPWNYHSSDGLGLLEFFEWCEDLHMQPLLAVYAGYSMRQEHVDAGPALEPYVQDALDEIEYATGSTSTKWGAIRAKDGHPAPFHISFVEVGNEDWFDKSGSYSGRYAQFYKAIKAAYPDIQIIATAPVKGIRPDIIDDHFYRSAQEFFDDVHHYDKTDRNGPKVMVGEWATREGSPTTNMGAALGDAAWMTGMERNSDIIVLASYAPLFVNVNPGGMQWPSDLIGYDALNSYGSPSYYAQEMFSTHLGDHVLDAKLDTVNPRLFDSVTVDNKNHRVIVKLVNGSSLPQAVNINLSGAKVHSNAHVTTLGAPTTAATNSITDPTRIVPVVSTISNAASTFTHTVPRYSIQILDLDLN, from the coding sequence ATGCGCCTCGAAAAATTTGCCGCCGTCCTGCTGGCCGGCCTGCCTTTTGCCGCCATGGCCCAGCAGCCCGCCACGCTCACCATCGACACTGCCAAGCCCATCGCCGCCGTCAGCCCCACCCTCTACGGCCTTATGACAGAAGAGATCAACTACTCCTACGATGGCGGCCTTTACGCGGAGCTGGTCAACAACCGCACCTTCCAGACGAATCGCGGCCCCAGCACTGCTGACTGGACCATTCTGCAAAACGGCGACGCTCGCGCCACCATGACCATCGACAAGACCACCGGCCCCAGCGAAGCGCTTCCCCTCAGCCTCAAGCTCACCGTCGATAACGCCGCGCAGCACTCCGAGGCCGGCATCGTCAACAGCGGCTACTGGGGCGTTCCTGTCCATCCCTCGACCACCTACCACGGCTCGTTCTACGCCAAGGCCGACAACGCCAGTGTCGGCGCGGTAACCATCTCGCTGATCAACGACAAGACCGGCGTCTATGAAGCCATCGCCACGGTCCCGGCCCTCAGCACGGAGTGGCACCGCTACGAGTACACCCTCAAGACCGGCAACCTCGTCGCCTCCGCAGCCAACCACCTCACGCTCTCGGTCGAGCACCCCGGCACCGCATGGTTCTCGCTGGTCTCTTTGTTCCCGCCGACCTATCAGAACACTGCCAACGGCAACCGCATCGACCTGATGCAGAAGCTTGCCGCGATGCATCCGGCGTTTCTACGCTTCCCCGGCGGCAACTATCTCGAAGGCGACCACATAAACGAGCGTTACGAGTGGAAGAAGACCATCGGCTCGCTCGTCGACCGTCCGACGCACCCGAGCCCGTGGAACTATCACTCCTCCGACGGTCTCGGCCTGCTCGAGTTCTTCGAGTGGTGTGAGGACCTGCACATGCAGCCTCTGCTCGCCGTCTACGCCGGTTACTCCATGCGGCAGGAGCACGTCGACGCCGGTCCAGCGCTTGAGCCTTACGTGCAGGACGCACTCGACGAGATCGAATACGCCACCGGCAGCACCTCCACCAAGTGGGGAGCTATCCGCGCCAAAGACGGCCATCCCGCTCCCTTCCACATCAGCTTCGTCGAAGTTGGCAACGAAGACTGGTTCGATAAATCCGGCAGCTACAGCGGCCGCTACGCCCAGTTCTATAAGGCCATCAAGGCTGCATATCCCGACATCCAGATCATCGCGACGGCACCGGTCAAAGGCATCCGCCCCGACATCATCGACGACCACTTCTATCGCTCTGCGCAGGAGTTCTTCGACGATGTACATCACTACGACAAGACCGATCGCAACGGCCCCAAGGTCATGGTCGGCGAGTGGGCCACGCGTGAAGGCTCACCCACCACCAACATGGGCGCGGCCCTCGGCGACGCCGCATGGATGACGGGCATGGAGCGCAACAGCGACATCATCGTGCTCGCCAGCTACGCTCCGCTGTTCGTCAACGTCAACCCCGGCGGCATGCAGTGGCCGAGCGATCTGATTGGCTACGACGCGCTCAACAGCTACGGCTCGCCCAGCTACTACGCGCAGGAGATGTTCAGCACGCACCTCGGTGACCACGTGCTCGACGCGAAGCTCGATACCGTGAATCCACGCCTGTTCGACTCTGTAACGGTAGATAATAAAAACCATCGCGTCATCGTCAAGCTGGTCAACGGCTCATCGCTGCCGCAGGCGGTCAACATTAATCTGTCGGGCGCAAAGGTACACAGCAACGCGCACGTCACCACCCTTGGCGCTCCGACCACCGCGGCCACCAACTCCATCACCGACCCCACGCGCATCGTTCCCGTCGTCAGCACCATCTCGAACGCCGCATCTACCTTCACCCACACCGTACCGCGTTACTCGATCCAGATTCTCGATCTCGATCTGAACTAA